In the Nymphalis io chromosome 2, ilAglIoxx1.1, whole genome shotgun sequence genome, one interval contains:
- the LOC126779468 gene encoding choline transporter-like 2 isoform X1 encodes MSCCVPPKESREPIRYDPNFNGPIHNRSCTDIVWLITFVLFLGGWGYVGYYSMTRGNVEKLLAPIDSNGRRCGLDSGLEDKKYLLFFNIAKCLAPGTPITGCPTTQVCVSQCPSKTVLFEKEIRQNPATFDQIKKDMVCIEGLNVQTMASSEALEHIKNEKCTSFVLQSQPVLFRCIGDLSTLQCKDSSKPVKSSLSDETCVRDPKQAQKSLLNSATALDSYVGWIAASWVTFFTRNERDTHILSSQIVQDLVQSRWYMAGALVAVVLVCFIYILLLRWVVTPVVWTSIAGLFALLGFAIYLCYKNYEYYKANPVGLYQTTNLKGYAQSIFAKSETWLVILIISAIVFLILLLVIIFLRNRIVIAIALIREGSKAVTAIKSTVLFPIFPWILQCGIIAYGVLVLMYLLSIGESAFRVVNLKNDTTCDCGGLYTEEGVSCNPAKFISQCHDSSSGLLPCQVASCHFTGIDNPHSVIYMQLVNLLGFFWAMFFISGVADMMLASTFSTWYWTFHKKDLPFFTLTSGIYRTFRYHLGTVAFGALIIAIVRVIRVILEYIDHKVKKFDNPFTRCIMCCCKCFFWCLENFLKFVNKNAYIMCAVHGKNFCRSANEAFSLLMRNIVRVVVLDKVADFIFFLSKLLMSIGVGFAVYYLLEWNYVYEVTKGERLHYNYVPAIILSIATYLICTIFFNVYSMAVDTLFLCFLEDCERNDGSPEKPYFMSKNLMKILGKRNKKAI; translated from the exons ATGAGCTGTTGTGTTCCACCAAAAGAGTCAA GGGAGCCGATACGATACGATCCCAATTTCAACGGGCCAATTCACAATCGGTCTTGCACGGACATCGTCTGGCTAATAACATTCGTCCTTTTCCTTGGAGGATGGGGATACGTTGGATACTACA GTATGACGAGAGGGAATGTCGAAAAACTTTTAGCACCCATCGATTCGAATGGTCGACGCTGTGGACTTGACTCGGGCCTTGAAGATAAAAAGTATCTATTGTTCTTCAACATCGCGAAATGTTTAGCTCCCGGTACGCCCATAACTGGATGTCCTACAACGCAA GTTTGCGTATCACAGTGTCCCAGTAAGacagttttatttgaaaaggaAATAAGACAAAATCCGGCTACAtttgatcaaataaaaaaagatatggtATGCATAGAGGGTCTAAACGTTCAAACTATGGCAAGTTCTGAAGCTCTAGaacacattaaaaatgaaaaatgtaccAGTTTTGTGCTTCAGAGTCAACCAG TGTTATTCCGCTGCATCGGGGACCTTTCAACTCTGCAATGCAAAGATTCGTCGAAACCTGTAAAGTCCTCGTTAAGTGATGAGACTTGCGTCCGTGACCCGAAGCAGGCGCAGAAGTCGTTGCTGAACAGCGCCACGGCTCTCGACTCCTACGTGGGGTGGATCGCCGCCAGCTGGGTGACGTTCTTCACGAGAAATGAACGCGACACCCATATT CTGTCGTCGCAGATAGTGCAGGACTTAGTACAGTCTCGTTGGTATATGGCGGGAGCGTTAGTCGCTGTGGTGCTGGTTTGCTTCATCTACATCCTCTTGCTGCGCTGGGTTGTCACGCCCGTTGTATGGACCTCCATCGCTGGGTTATTCGCACTATTAGGATTTG ctatttatttatgttacaagAACTACGAATACTATAAGGCGAATCCAGTTGGCCTGTATCAAACAACAAATCTAAAGGGCTACGCGCAGAGTATCTTCGCCAAAAGTGAAACGTGGCTCGTAATACTCATAATATCAGCGATAGTGTTCCTAATACTACTGCTCGTGATTATTTTCTTGCGCAATCGTATAGTTATTGCAATCGCACTCATTCGTGAAGGTAGCAA AGCAGTCACAGCCATCAAATCTACAGTTCTGTTCCCTATATTCCCTTGGATACTCCAATGCGGTATCATCGCTTATGGGGTATTAGTTCTCATGTACCTCCTATCGATTGGAGAATCAGCGTTCCGTGTAGTAAACCTGAAAAATGACACAACATGCGACTGTGGAGGACTCTATACTGAG GAAGGAGTCTCTTGTAATCCCGCAAAATTTATAAGTCAGTGTCACGATTCAAGTTCTGGTCTGCTACCCTGTCAGGTGGCCTCTTGCCACTTCACTGGCATTGACAACCCTCACAGTGTTATATACATGCAGC TTGTGAATTTGCTTGGTTTCTTCTGGGCAATGTTCTTTATCAGTGGCGTCGCTGATATGATGTTAGCGAGTACATTCTCCACCTGGTACTGGACTTTCCATAAAAAAGATTTGCCGTTCTTCACCCTCACCTCGGGAATATATAGAACATTTCG ATACCACTTAGGAACGGTGGCGTTTGGAGCTCTCATCATCGCCATAGTGCGAGTGATCCGGGTCATCTTAGAGTACATTGACCACAAAGTGAAGAAATTCGACAATCCATTCACGCGGTGCATCATGTGTTGCTGTAAATGCTTTTTCTGGTGTTTGGAGAACTTCCTCAAATTCGTGAACAAGAACGCCTACATCATGTGCGCCGTGCACGGGAAGAACTTCTGCAGGAGCGCCAACGAAGCCTTCTCACTACTCATGAGGAATATCGTCAGAGTTGTCGTGTTGGATAAG GTGGCAGATTTCATTTTCTTCCTTTCTAAGCTTCTTATGTCAATTGGCGTCGGGTTCGCGGTGTACTATTTGCTGGAGTGGAACTACGTGTACGAGGTGACCAAAGGCGAACGTTTGCACTATAACTACGTGCCGGCCATCATCCTCAGTATTGCTACTTACCTCATATGCACGATATTCTTCAACGTCTACTCGATGGCAGTGGAtacattgtttttatgtttcc TTGAAGACTGTGAGCGGAATGATGGCTCACCGGAAAAGCCGTACTTTATGTCTAAAAATCTTATGAAAATTCTAggtaaaagaaacaaaaaagcGATATAA
- the LOC126779468 gene encoding choline transporter-like 2 isoform X3, which yields MSCCVPPKESREPIRYDPNFNGPIHNRSCTDIVWLITFVLFLGGWGYVGYYSMTRGNVEKLLAPIDSNGRRCGLDSGLEDKKYLLFFNIAKCLAPGTPITGCPTTQVCVSQCPSKTVLFEKEIRQNPATFDQIKKDMVCIEGLNVQTMASSEALEHIKNEKCTSFVLQSQPVLGRCFVNVTAAVELLRELTNGTFDLAEAQVLEQLIELLKSNQLSSQIVQDLVQSRWYMAGALVAVVLVCFIYILLLRWVVTPVVWTSIAGLFALLGFAIYLCYKNYEYYKANPVGLYQTTNLKGYAQSIFAKSETWLVILIISAIVFLILLLVIIFLRNRIVIAIALIREGSKAVTAIKSTVLFPIFPWILQCGIIAYGVLVLMYLLSIGESAFRVVNLKNDTTCDCGGLYTEEGVSCNPAKFISQCHDSSSGLLPCQVASCHFTGIDNPHSVIYMQLVNLLGFFWAMFFISGVADMMLASTFSTWYWTFHKKDLPFFTLTSGIYRTFRYHLGTVAFGALIIAIVRVIRVILEYIDHKVKKFDNPFTRCIMCCCKCFFWCLENFLKFVNKNAYIMCAVHGKNFCRSANEAFSLLMRNIVRVVVLDKVADFIFFLSKLLMSIGVGFAVYYLLEWNYVYEVTKGERLHYNYVPAIILSIATYLICTIFFNVYSMAVDTLFLCFLEDCERNDGSPEKPYFMSKNLMKILGKRNKKAI from the exons ATGAGCTGTTGTGTTCCACCAAAAGAGTCAA GGGAGCCGATACGATACGATCCCAATTTCAACGGGCCAATTCACAATCGGTCTTGCACGGACATCGTCTGGCTAATAACATTCGTCCTTTTCCTTGGAGGATGGGGATACGTTGGATACTACA GTATGACGAGAGGGAATGTCGAAAAACTTTTAGCACCCATCGATTCGAATGGTCGACGCTGTGGACTTGACTCGGGCCTTGAAGATAAAAAGTATCTATTGTTCTTCAACATCGCGAAATGTTTAGCTCCCGGTACGCCCATAACTGGATGTCCTACAACGCAA GTTTGCGTATCACAGTGTCCCAGTAAGacagttttatttgaaaaggaAATAAGACAAAATCCGGCTACAtttgatcaaataaaaaaagatatggtATGCATAGAGGGTCTAAACGTTCAAACTATGGCAAGTTCTGAAGCTCTAGaacacattaaaaatgaaaaatgtaccAGTTTTGTGCTTCAGAGTCAACCAG TGTTGGGACGGTGCTTTGTTAACGTCACGGCTGCGGTGGAGCTGTTACGGGAGTTAACAAACGGTACCTTTGATCTGGCGGAAGCACAGGTGCTCGAACAGCTAATCGAATTACTAAAATCTAATCAG CTGTCGTCGCAGATAGTGCAGGACTTAGTACAGTCTCGTTGGTATATGGCGGGAGCGTTAGTCGCTGTGGTGCTGGTTTGCTTCATCTACATCCTCTTGCTGCGCTGGGTTGTCACGCCCGTTGTATGGACCTCCATCGCTGGGTTATTCGCACTATTAGGATTTG ctatttatttatgttacaagAACTACGAATACTATAAGGCGAATCCAGTTGGCCTGTATCAAACAACAAATCTAAAGGGCTACGCGCAGAGTATCTTCGCCAAAAGTGAAACGTGGCTCGTAATACTCATAATATCAGCGATAGTGTTCCTAATACTACTGCTCGTGATTATTTTCTTGCGCAATCGTATAGTTATTGCAATCGCACTCATTCGTGAAGGTAGCAA AGCAGTCACAGCCATCAAATCTACAGTTCTGTTCCCTATATTCCCTTGGATACTCCAATGCGGTATCATCGCTTATGGGGTATTAGTTCTCATGTACCTCCTATCGATTGGAGAATCAGCGTTCCGTGTAGTAAACCTGAAAAATGACACAACATGCGACTGTGGAGGACTCTATACTGAG GAAGGAGTCTCTTGTAATCCCGCAAAATTTATAAGTCAGTGTCACGATTCAAGTTCTGGTCTGCTACCCTGTCAGGTGGCCTCTTGCCACTTCACTGGCATTGACAACCCTCACAGTGTTATATACATGCAGC TTGTGAATTTGCTTGGTTTCTTCTGGGCAATGTTCTTTATCAGTGGCGTCGCTGATATGATGTTAGCGAGTACATTCTCCACCTGGTACTGGACTTTCCATAAAAAAGATTTGCCGTTCTTCACCCTCACCTCGGGAATATATAGAACATTTCG ATACCACTTAGGAACGGTGGCGTTTGGAGCTCTCATCATCGCCATAGTGCGAGTGATCCGGGTCATCTTAGAGTACATTGACCACAAAGTGAAGAAATTCGACAATCCATTCACGCGGTGCATCATGTGTTGCTGTAAATGCTTTTTCTGGTGTTTGGAGAACTTCCTCAAATTCGTGAACAAGAACGCCTACATCATGTGCGCCGTGCACGGGAAGAACTTCTGCAGGAGCGCCAACGAAGCCTTCTCACTACTCATGAGGAATATCGTCAGAGTTGTCGTGTTGGATAAG GTGGCAGATTTCATTTTCTTCCTTTCTAAGCTTCTTATGTCAATTGGCGTCGGGTTCGCGGTGTACTATTTGCTGGAGTGGAACTACGTGTACGAGGTGACCAAAGGCGAACGTTTGCACTATAACTACGTGCCGGCCATCATCCTCAGTATTGCTACTTACCTCATATGCACGATATTCTTCAACGTCTACTCGATGGCAGTGGAtacattgtttttatgtttcc TTGAAGACTGTGAGCGGAATGATGGCTCACCGGAAAAGCCGTACTTTATGTCTAAAAATCTTATGAAAATTCTAggtaaaagaaacaaaaaagcGATATAA
- the LOC126779468 gene encoding choline transporter-like 2 isoform X2 has translation MGKDYGEPIRYDPNFNGPIHNRSCTDIVWLITFVLFLGGWGYVGYYSMTRGNVEKLLAPIDSNGRRCGLDSGLEDKKYLLFFNIAKCLAPGTPITGCPTTQVCVSQCPSKTVLFEKEIRQNPATFDQIKKDMVCIEGLNVQTMASSEALEHIKNEKCTSFVLQSQPVLFRCIGDLSTLQCKDSSKPVKSSLSDETCVRDPKQAQKSLLNSATALDSYVGWIAASWVTFFTRNERDTHILSSQIVQDLVQSRWYMAGALVAVVLVCFIYILLLRWVVTPVVWTSIAGLFALLGFAIYLCYKNYEYYKANPVGLYQTTNLKGYAQSIFAKSETWLVILIISAIVFLILLLVIIFLRNRIVIAIALIREGSKAVTAIKSTVLFPIFPWILQCGIIAYGVLVLMYLLSIGESAFRVVNLKNDTTCDCGGLYTEEGVSCNPAKFISQCHDSSSGLLPCQVASCHFTGIDNPHSVIYMQLVNLLGFFWAMFFISGVADMMLASTFSTWYWTFHKKDLPFFTLTSGIYRTFRYHLGTVAFGALIIAIVRVIRVILEYIDHKVKKFDNPFTRCIMCCCKCFFWCLENFLKFVNKNAYIMCAVHGKNFCRSANEAFSLLMRNIVRVVVLDKVADFIFFLSKLLMSIGVGFAVYYLLEWNYVYEVTKGERLHYNYVPAIILSIATYLICTIFFNVYSMAVDTLFLCFLEDCERNDGSPEKPYFMSKNLMKILGKRNKKAI, from the exons atggGAAAGGATTATG GGGAGCCGATACGATACGATCCCAATTTCAACGGGCCAATTCACAATCGGTCTTGCACGGACATCGTCTGGCTAATAACATTCGTCCTTTTCCTTGGAGGATGGGGATACGTTGGATACTACA GTATGACGAGAGGGAATGTCGAAAAACTTTTAGCACCCATCGATTCGAATGGTCGACGCTGTGGACTTGACTCGGGCCTTGAAGATAAAAAGTATCTATTGTTCTTCAACATCGCGAAATGTTTAGCTCCCGGTACGCCCATAACTGGATGTCCTACAACGCAA GTTTGCGTATCACAGTGTCCCAGTAAGacagttttatttgaaaaggaAATAAGACAAAATCCGGCTACAtttgatcaaataaaaaaagatatggtATGCATAGAGGGTCTAAACGTTCAAACTATGGCAAGTTCTGAAGCTCTAGaacacattaaaaatgaaaaatgtaccAGTTTTGTGCTTCAGAGTCAACCAG TGTTATTCCGCTGCATCGGGGACCTTTCAACTCTGCAATGCAAAGATTCGTCGAAACCTGTAAAGTCCTCGTTAAGTGATGAGACTTGCGTCCGTGACCCGAAGCAGGCGCAGAAGTCGTTGCTGAACAGCGCCACGGCTCTCGACTCCTACGTGGGGTGGATCGCCGCCAGCTGGGTGACGTTCTTCACGAGAAATGAACGCGACACCCATATT CTGTCGTCGCAGATAGTGCAGGACTTAGTACAGTCTCGTTGGTATATGGCGGGAGCGTTAGTCGCTGTGGTGCTGGTTTGCTTCATCTACATCCTCTTGCTGCGCTGGGTTGTCACGCCCGTTGTATGGACCTCCATCGCTGGGTTATTCGCACTATTAGGATTTG ctatttatttatgttacaagAACTACGAATACTATAAGGCGAATCCAGTTGGCCTGTATCAAACAACAAATCTAAAGGGCTACGCGCAGAGTATCTTCGCCAAAAGTGAAACGTGGCTCGTAATACTCATAATATCAGCGATAGTGTTCCTAATACTACTGCTCGTGATTATTTTCTTGCGCAATCGTATAGTTATTGCAATCGCACTCATTCGTGAAGGTAGCAA AGCAGTCACAGCCATCAAATCTACAGTTCTGTTCCCTATATTCCCTTGGATACTCCAATGCGGTATCATCGCTTATGGGGTATTAGTTCTCATGTACCTCCTATCGATTGGAGAATCAGCGTTCCGTGTAGTAAACCTGAAAAATGACACAACATGCGACTGTGGAGGACTCTATACTGAG GAAGGAGTCTCTTGTAATCCCGCAAAATTTATAAGTCAGTGTCACGATTCAAGTTCTGGTCTGCTACCCTGTCAGGTGGCCTCTTGCCACTTCACTGGCATTGACAACCCTCACAGTGTTATATACATGCAGC TTGTGAATTTGCTTGGTTTCTTCTGGGCAATGTTCTTTATCAGTGGCGTCGCTGATATGATGTTAGCGAGTACATTCTCCACCTGGTACTGGACTTTCCATAAAAAAGATTTGCCGTTCTTCACCCTCACCTCGGGAATATATAGAACATTTCG ATACCACTTAGGAACGGTGGCGTTTGGAGCTCTCATCATCGCCATAGTGCGAGTGATCCGGGTCATCTTAGAGTACATTGACCACAAAGTGAAGAAATTCGACAATCCATTCACGCGGTGCATCATGTGTTGCTGTAAATGCTTTTTCTGGTGTTTGGAGAACTTCCTCAAATTCGTGAACAAGAACGCCTACATCATGTGCGCCGTGCACGGGAAGAACTTCTGCAGGAGCGCCAACGAAGCCTTCTCACTACTCATGAGGAATATCGTCAGAGTTGTCGTGTTGGATAAG GTGGCAGATTTCATTTTCTTCCTTTCTAAGCTTCTTATGTCAATTGGCGTCGGGTTCGCGGTGTACTATTTGCTGGAGTGGAACTACGTGTACGAGGTGACCAAAGGCGAACGTTTGCACTATAACTACGTGCCGGCCATCATCCTCAGTATTGCTACTTACCTCATATGCACGATATTCTTCAACGTCTACTCGATGGCAGTGGAtacattgtttttatgtttcc TTGAAGACTGTGAGCGGAATGATGGCTCACCGGAAAAGCCGTACTTTATGTCTAAAAATCTTATGAAAATTCTAggtaaaagaaacaaaaaagcGATATAA